The following proteins are encoded in a genomic region of Sorangiineae bacterium MSr12523:
- a CDS encoding CBS domain-containing protein — MVEAVAEQMRAKNIGFVPVCDEKGAVIGTLTDRDLTIRVLAEHRSPSATRAKDVMTADAVVCKADDDLSVVEQLMSKHKKSRIICVDDSSRPIGVISLADVAQRETAGKAAAILRSVSQREARA; from the coding sequence TTGGTCGAAGCGGTGGCCGAGCAGATGCGCGCGAAAAACATCGGCTTCGTGCCGGTGTGCGACGAGAAGGGTGCCGTCATCGGAACCTTGACCGATCGCGATCTGACCATCCGCGTGCTGGCCGAACATCGCTCGCCCAGCGCCACGCGGGCGAAAGATGTGATGACGGCGGACGCGGTGGTGTGCAAAGCCGACGACGATCTCTCCGTCGTCGAGCAACTGATGAGCAAGCACAAAAAGTCCCGCATCATCTGTGTTGATGATTCGTCCCGCCCGATCGGGGTCATCAGTCTCGCGGATGTGGCCCAACGGGAAACTGCGGGGAAAGCCGCCGCCATTTTGAGGTCGGTGTCGCAGCGCGAAGCTCGAGCGTGA